One part of the Ochrobactrum quorumnocens genome encodes these proteins:
- a CDS encoding GNAT family N-acetyltransferase, which translates to MEIRRATVADYDRLVAFDTLASSAPERRDYIRTWIGTECCYVAEIGELVGAYGVLNYHFFGNGFIEMVMVGEDFRRQGLGIGLVRHFKEICETPKLFASTNLSNQQMQKLLNSAGFRTSGFIDNLDENDPEIVFCFYAP; encoded by the coding sequence ATGGAAATAAGAAGAGCCACAGTTGCTGACTACGACAGGCTGGTCGCCTTTGATACGCTTGCGTCGAGCGCACCTGAGCGACGTGATTACATAAGGACTTGGATAGGAACCGAATGTTGCTACGTGGCTGAGATCGGGGAGTTAGTCGGCGCCTATGGCGTCCTTAACTACCATTTTTTCGGAAACGGATTCATTGAGATGGTCATGGTAGGAGAGGACTTCCGGCGGCAAGGACTCGGAATTGGCCTCGTCCGACATTTCAAGGAGATATGTGAAACGCCAAAGCTTTTCGCATCAACGAACCTATCCAATCAGCAAATGCAAAAACTTTTGAACTCCGCCGGATTTCGCACCAGCGGCTTCATCGACAATCTGGATGAAAATGACCCTGAAATCGTGTTCTGTTTTTATGCTCCATAA
- a CDS encoding alpha/beta hydrolase gives MRRCFLNALLIAVIVGFSVPSGLTLTYAQSAPKAQLGEGGAYEIIDSEVWDVPDPVSGRGYQVFVALPPSYAKDTQRRYPVLYVTDADYAFPIIRQIGRRLNVEGPRIEEFILVGLSYRKGEDGKVSRQRDYTPTSNGPRSAPASAIHGLGRAYQRYLGDQVKPFIAARYRTDPARSLFLGHSYGALLGAQILFTEPGLFSGYILGSPSLWYDKRHTLKLETAYATQNKDLPAKVYLYVGAYEAQRKGDRRYNQTVDMVADNRALEIALQSRKYPNLQLKSAVLDDEDHLTVAPRGFTQGLEYLLRVR, from the coding sequence ATGCGACGATGTTTTCTGAATGCCCTGCTAATAGCTGTCATCGTCGGCTTCAGCGTCCCTAGTGGTCTGACGCTCACGTACGCTCAGTCGGCTCCAAAAGCTCAGTTGGGAGAGGGGGGCGCATACGAGATCATCGATAGCGAAGTCTGGGATGTGCCCGACCCGGTTTCGGGTCGCGGTTACCAAGTCTTCGTCGCCTTACCACCATCCTATGCGAAGGATACACAACGGCGCTACCCCGTGCTTTACGTCACTGATGCTGACTACGCTTTCCCGATCATCCGGCAGATCGGCCGTCGTCTGAACGTCGAAGGGCCCCGGATCGAGGAATTCATTCTTGTCGGTTTGTCTTATAGAAAAGGTGAGGATGGCAAGGTCAGTCGTCAGCGCGACTACACCCCTACATCGAACGGTCCAAGGAGCGCACCTGCTAGTGCGATCCATGGGTTGGGGCGGGCCTATCAGCGATATTTGGGTGATCAGGTGAAACCATTTATCGCTGCCCGCTATCGGACCGATCCCGCCAGATCGCTCTTCCTTGGCCACTCCTACGGCGCTCTGCTTGGCGCACAGATACTGTTCACCGAACCTGGCTTGTTTAGCGGCTATATCCTCGGTAGCCCCTCTCTATGGTACGACAAGCGCCACACCTTGAAGCTCGAAACGGCTTACGCCACGCAGAACAAGGACCTGCCGGCGAAGGTCTATCTTTATGTTGGTGCCTATGAGGCGCAGCGCAAAGGTGACCGGCGCTATAACCAGACGGTAGATATGGTCGCCGACAACCGGGCTTTAGAAATAGCGTTGCAGAGTCGAAAGTATCCGAACCTGCAATTGAAGTCGGCGGTCTTGGACGACGAAGATCACCTGACCGTCGCCCCGCGTGGCTTCACGCAGGGCTTAGAGTACCTTCTGAGAGTGCGCTGA
- a CDS encoding sulfite exporter TauE/SafE family protein yields the protein MEQNAATIVIIVLTFLAAGAVKGVAGMGLPTVAMGVLGALVSPLTAAALLLVPSFVTNVWQLLTGPSFGALVVRLWPMMAAIVVGTLAGAAFLTSGNTDRGTTALGLALIVYAAYTLFARPFRISPRWERWSSPIVGLTTGFVTGGTGVFVIPAVPYIQSLGLERDDLVQALGLSFTVSTLALAAGLLWHGAVPAGELLASTLLIIPALTGMAAGQALRSWISPAAFRCVFLICLFLLGAEMASRSLW from the coding sequence ATGGAACAGAATGCTGCCACTATCGTCATCATCGTATTGACCTTTCTTGCCGCTGGCGCGGTAAAGGGCGTTGCCGGAATGGGCTTGCCCACTGTTGCCATGGGCGTGCTTGGTGCGCTCGTCTCGCCGTTGACCGCAGCCGCACTTCTGCTGGTGCCCTCTTTTGTGACCAATGTCTGGCAACTCCTGACCGGGCCGAGCTTCGGCGCACTCGTCGTTCGACTCTGGCCCATGATGGCGGCGATCGTCGTCGGAACGCTTGCCGGGGCCGCCTTTCTTACCAGCGGCAATACGGACCGAGGCACGACTGCGCTCGGCCTCGCGCTCATTGTGTATGCGGCCTACACCCTGTTTGCGCGCCCCTTCCGGATTTCCCCGCGATGGGAACGATGGTCCTCCCCCATCGTCGGGCTGACCACTGGATTCGTTACGGGCGGCACTGGCGTCTTTGTCATTCCCGCGGTGCCATACATCCAGTCGCTGGGTCTTGAACGGGACGATCTTGTCCAAGCGCTCGGTCTGTCCTTCACGGTCTCGACCCTGGCACTGGCGGCCGGACTTCTCTGGCATGGAGCGGTGCCGGCCGGAGAGTTGCTGGCATCCACGCTGTTAATTATTCCGGCGTTGACCGGCATGGCTGCGGGACAAGCTCTCCGCAGCTGGATCAGTCCTGCCGCGTTCCGATGTGTCTTTCTGATCTGCCTCTTCCTACTGGGTGCCGAAATGGCATCGCGGTCCCTCTGGTAG
- a CDS encoding LysR substrate-binding domain-containing protein, translating into MRFDIVDLRLFLAVVDAGSITHGALAANLSLAAASERLREMEAVGGVPLLNRNRRGVVPTRAGDALAHHARLVLRQIGAMQAELSEYARGFRGSVQLLANSAAMTQFLPERLGPFLAEHPQADIDLVERPSQDIVKAVASGLAELGIISDAIDCGSLSTAPFAVDRLVLVMARHHPLAQARRAAFSQIIGEPLIGFDGALQKHIEEQAERLGYRARPRIILRTFEGICRMAADGAGVGIVPETAAQRARRTMVLNTAQLTDPWATRRLRLCFRGGEKLEPLAQLLLDHLSTSEDGRGSAGRKSTNDH; encoded by the coding sequence ATGCGCTTCGACATTGTGGACCTGCGGCTGTTTCTTGCGGTGGTGGACGCCGGTAGTATCACGCATGGTGCTTTGGCCGCGAACCTGTCGCTTGCTGCAGCAAGCGAGCGTCTTCGTGAGATGGAGGCTGTCGGCGGTGTTCCGTTGCTCAACCGAAATCGACGCGGCGTCGTGCCGACCCGAGCGGGAGACGCCTTGGCCCATCATGCCCGCCTCGTTCTGCGCCAGATCGGAGCGATGCAGGCAGAACTGTCGGAATACGCCAGAGGCTTCCGCGGCTCCGTGCAGCTCTTGGCAAACTCGGCAGCGATGACGCAGTTTCTGCCTGAGCGACTTGGTCCCTTTCTCGCCGAGCACCCACAGGCCGACATCGATCTGGTGGAGCGGCCAAGTCAGGATATCGTCAAGGCTGTTGCAAGCGGGCTTGCCGAACTCGGTATCATCTCCGACGCAATCGACTGCGGATCGCTTTCGACCGCGCCGTTCGCGGTCGACCGCCTCGTCCTAGTCATGGCTCGCCATCACCCCCTCGCGCAAGCGCGCCGAGCCGCGTTCTCGCAGATTATCGGCGAACCATTGATCGGTTTTGACGGTGCGCTTCAGAAGCATATCGAAGAGCAGGCCGAACGCCTTGGCTACCGGGCACGTCCCCGCATCATACTGCGGACTTTCGAAGGCATCTGCCGGATGGCCGCCGATGGGGCCGGGGTTGGCATCGTTCCTGAGACTGCCGCCCAGCGCGCTCGACGTACGATGGTGCTGAATACGGCTCAGTTGACCGATCCCTGGGCGACCCGCCGGCTGCGGCTTTGTTTCAGAGGTGGGGAGAAACTTGAACCTCTGGCGCAACTTCTTCTCGATCATCTTTCGACGAGTGAGGATGGCCGAGGCTCGGCTGGACGCAAAAGTACGAACGACCATTGA
- a CDS encoding LysR family transcriptional regulator, with protein sequence MYRAALIDLQAVIAVVRRGSFRAAAIDLGLSSTAFSHTIAKLEAGLGVRLFNRTTRSVSLTDAGRTFVRQIAPALQDIGDAMEAVRAQRQTPSGLLRINAAITAAREILSPLLLEFLARYPDMEIDLVTEGRLVDIVADGFDLGVRTANLVPSDMIAVSLGWPQRYAVVGSPAYFATRPIPQTPADLYAHRCARVRLPNGALFRWQFEKQGESLQVDVRGPITLDEGTLSRQVALSGLGLIYIHEYSVLPDIDAGRLIRVLEDWTLPLPGLCIYYPGRRNLSAGMRAFIALVRELAAMPSLHEDNKRAGSA encoded by the coding sequence ATGTATAGAGCAGCACTGATTGATCTGCAGGCCGTCATCGCTGTGGTGCGCCGAGGCTCTTTCCGAGCGGCCGCGATCGATCTGGGTCTGTCCAGCACGGCGTTTAGTCACACGATTGCCAAGCTAGAGGCTGGCTTGGGCGTGCGCCTCTTTAACCGTACCACGCGTAGCGTATCCCTGACTGACGCGGGTCGCACTTTTGTCCGGCAGATTGCCCCTGCGCTGCAGGACATCGGCGACGCGATGGAGGCGGTGCGGGCTCAACGGCAGACACCATCGGGCCTGTTGCGCATCAATGCAGCGATCACGGCTGCCCGGGAAATCCTCTCACCATTGCTGTTGGAGTTTCTTGCCCGCTATCCGGACATGGAAATCGACTTGGTGACCGAAGGACGATTGGTCGACATTGTGGCAGATGGGTTCGATCTAGGTGTCCGGACCGCCAACTTAGTACCCAGCGATATGATCGCTGTTTCGTTGGGATGGCCGCAGCGCTATGCGGTGGTGGGGTCGCCCGCCTATTTTGCAACGCGTCCAATTCCTCAGACTCCAGCAGATCTTTATGCCCATCGTTGCGCGCGGGTGCGCCTACCCAACGGCGCGCTATTTCGCTGGCAGTTTGAAAAGCAGGGCGAAAGCCTGCAGGTCGATGTGCGCGGGCCGATCACGCTGGATGAAGGCACACTGTCTCGTCAGGTCGCGCTGAGCGGATTGGGGCTAATCTATATCCATGAATATTCTGTCTTGCCCGACATTGATGCGGGGCGATTGATCCGCGTGCTGGAGGACTGGACGCTGCCCCTTCCGGGACTGTGCATCTACTACCCCGGGCGCCGCAATCTCTCCGCTGGTATGCGTGCTTTCATTGCTTTGGTGCGAGAGCTGGCAGCGATGCCATCACTCCATGAAGACAATAAAAGGGCCGGATCGGCCTAA
- a CDS encoding nuclear transport factor 2 family protein, with the protein MQLTSPIEAYFAADRGTDRVALTSSFAADAVVKDEGAVHTGHEEILAWRLSSTEKYADLVTEPIEQILDGDRVIVRCKVSGDFPSSPVVLDFAFTLADQKINLLEIH; encoded by the coding sequence ATGCAACTTACCAGCCCCATAGAAGCCTATTTTGCTGCAGACCGCGGCACGGATCGCGTTGCCCTCACATCGAGCTTCGCGGCGGACGCGGTCGTCAAGGACGAGGGTGCTGTGCACACCGGACACGAGGAGATTCTCGCCTGGCGTCTCAGCTCCACCGAAAAATACGCCGATCTCGTCACCGAACCGATCGAGCAGATTTTGGATGGCGACCGCGTCATCGTCCGCTGCAAGGTCAGCGGCGATTTTCCTAGCAGCCCAGTCGTGCTGGACTTCGCTTTCACCCTCGCTGACCAAAAGATCAACCTGTTGGAGATCCACTGA
- a CDS encoding SDR family oxidoreductase, with product MGNFLDLSGKRVLITSGTRGAGAASVALFRKLGARVLTTARAKPQSLPTESFVAADLTTEAGCALVAEAVHEHLGGIDVLVNMLGGSSAPGGGFAALNEDEWHKAFDLNLYPAVRLDRALLPVMLAQGSGVVIHVTSIQNQLPLPEATTAYAAAKAALSTYSKSLSKEVSPKGVRVVRVSPGWIAGEASKGLAERLAREAGTDFAGGIKIIMDSLGGIPLGRPADPEEVANLIAFLASDRAASITGTEYVIDGGTVPTA from the coding sequence ATGGGCAACTTTCTTGATCTGAGCGGCAAGCGTGTTCTCATTACCTCCGGCACGCGCGGTGCGGGGGCTGCATCCGTGGCGTTATTTCGTAAGCTGGGCGCCAGGGTTTTAACCACAGCACGAGCCAAGCCCCAGTCACTACCAACTGAGAGTTTTGTCGCAGCCGACCTGACGACTGAAGCCGGCTGTGCATTGGTGGCCGAAGCCGTGCACGAACACCTCGGCGGGATCGATGTTTTGGTCAATATGCTCGGCGGTTCGTCGGCACCCGGCGGAGGATTTGCCGCGCTTAACGAGGATGAGTGGCACAAGGCGTTTGACCTCAACCTCTATCCTGCCGTCAGATTGGACCGTGCACTATTGCCCGTTATGCTGGCCCAAGGCAGCGGTGTCGTCATTCACGTGACCTCCATCCAGAACCAGCTGCCGCTGCCCGAGGCGACTACCGCTTATGCTGCGGCTAAGGCGGCCCTATCGACCTACAGCAAGAGCCTTTCCAAGGAGGTATCGCCGAAGGGTGTGCGCGTGGTGCGCGTATCCCCCGGCTGGATCGCCGGTGAAGCCTCCAAGGGGCTTGCTGAACGTCTCGCCCGTGAGGCCGGGACCGACTTTGCGGGCGGCATCAAGATCATCATGGACTCGCTCGGCGGCATTCCACTGGGGCGGCCAGCCGACCCAGAGGAAGTGGCCAACCTGATTGCATTCCTCGCCTCGGATCGCGCAGCGTCAATTACCGGCACCGAGTATGTCATCGACGGCGGAACCGTTCCCACGGCTTAG
- a CDS encoding GNAT family N-acetyltransferase, producing MIIFKPMDAESYQAYLDYFVADYAAEISENYRLSEEAALVQARSEINSNLPDGAQTEGHVLQSIMQQDSTAEQLIGYLWYKPDLSTRSAFIYDFCVLERYRGQGLARQVLSAFEDGMRSLGFEQLKLRVAASNDRARHVYEATGFQVTGINMSKVICAD from the coding sequence ATGATCATATTCAAACCTATGGACGCCGAGAGCTATCAGGCCTACCTCGACTATTTTGTCGCCGATTACGCTGCCGAGATATCGGAAAACTACAGGCTTTCTGAGGAAGCCGCACTCGTTCAGGCTCGTTCAGAAATTAACTCTAACCTTCCAGATGGTGCTCAAACGGAGGGACATGTTTTGCAGAGCATTATGCAGCAAGACAGCACCGCAGAGCAGCTTATCGGATATCTCTGGTATAAACCTGATTTGTCCACGCGGTCAGCGTTCATCTACGATTTCTGCGTCCTTGAGAGATATCGTGGACAAGGACTTGCCCGACAAGTCCTGTCAGCTTTTGAGGATGGGATGCGAAGTCTGGGATTTGAGCAGCTTAAACTACGTGTTGCCGCCAGCAATGATCGGGCGCGCCACGTTTATGAAGCCACAGGTTTCCAAGTGACAGGCATCAATATGAGCAAGGTTATCTGTGCGGACTGA
- a CDS encoding DNA alkylation repair protein, giving the protein MEIIEEIVKRSRKTEHGFNDLQLAANEIILSGDAARSKQISLELLCSEFHQARCVGTFLLGHLAALDLDALHILKDRVSNDDDWRVQEILAKAFDQFCRDTGYEAALPIIRDWLSAAIPNTRRAVTEGLRIWTARPYFRDRPAVAVGLLSAQRREESEYLRKSVGNALRDISKKHPELVRQETANWDLAARGVQEVYKLARRFIAD; this is encoded by the coding sequence ATGGAAATCATCGAAGAGATTGTTAAAAGATCAAGGAAAACAGAACACGGCTTCAATGATTTGCAACTCGCCGCGAATGAAATCATCTTGTCTGGTGATGCGGCTCGATCCAAGCAAATTTCGCTTGAGCTTCTTTGCTCCGAGTTCCATCAGGCGAGATGCGTGGGCACTTTCTTACTTGGACATCTGGCAGCATTAGATCTAGACGCCCTGCACATTTTAAAAGATCGGGTTAGCAACGACGATGACTGGCGGGTACAGGAGATACTTGCCAAGGCGTTTGATCAGTTCTGCCGAGATACTGGCTATGAGGCGGCGCTTCCAATTATCCGCGACTGGTTGTCTGCCGCGATTCCCAATACACGCCGTGCTGTGACAGAGGGGCTGAGGATATGGACGGCCCGCCCCTATTTTCGAGACAGGCCTGCCGTTGCTGTTGGGCTACTCTCGGCACAAAGACGGGAAGAAAGTGAATACTTGCGAAAATCCGTCGGTAACGCGTTGCGGGACATCAGCAAGAAGCACCCAGAACTAGTACGTCAGGAAACGGCAAACTGGGATTTGGCTGCACGTGGCGTTCAAGAGGTTTACAAATTGGCAAGGCGCTTCATTGCTGACTGA
- a CDS encoding transposase: protein MCTKMTENDYELALEVFRTCLPAVGAKAKNDRLFLEALHYFTLHNISWRALPERFGNWNSVWKRFDRLGKAGVFEDYFSILAGLDESAHLIAMFDSTVIRAHVSAAGAKGGRKVKRSAGLVEGSEPKSI from the coding sequence ATGTGCACCAAGATGACAGAAAATGACTATGAACTGGCACTTGAGGTTTTTCGGACTTGTCTGCCAGCCGTTGGCGCGAAAGCTAAAAATGACCGCCTATTCCTTGAGGCGTTGCATTATTTCACCCTTCACAACATCTCATGGCGGGCTTTGCCTGAGCGGTTTGGTAACTGGAACAGCGTATGGAAGCGTTTTGACCGTTTAGGTAAAGCAGGTGTTTTCGAGGACTATTTTTCCATTTTGGCTGGGCTTGATGAAAGCGCTCATCTTATCGCTATGTTCGACAGCACCGTCATTCGCGCCCATGTATCTGCAGCAGGCGCTAAAGGGGGCAGGAAGGTCAAGCGCTCGGCCGGTCTCGTGGAGGGTTCGGAACCAAAATCCATCTGA
- a CDS encoding IS5 family transposase produces the protein MKTDRNGQPLGFELTGGEASDSKQFESLMDTGPQVRHRAIIADKGYDSDVNREIARKAGAIPVIPYRSNRRNIPKHFATALYRGRARIEQMMGKLKRFKRVALRCEKTARNFRSIVAIASAFILIKSVHTA, from the coding sequence CTGAAAACCGACCGAAATGGTCAGCCCCTTGGCTTTGAACTGACCGGAGGCGAAGCCTCCGATAGCAAACAGTTTGAAAGCCTCATGGACACGGGCCCTCAAGTCAGGCACCGCGCTATCATTGCTGACAAAGGCTATGATAGCGACGTTAATCGAGAGATTGCGCGAAAGGCTGGCGCTATCCCTGTGATCCCTTACAGATCAAACAGGCGTAATATTCCGAAGCATTTTGCCACGGCGCTTTATCGAGGTCGCGCACGTATCGAACAAATGATGGGGAAGCTCAAACGGTTCAAACGTGTCGCATTACGCTGCGAGAAAACAGCAAGAAACTTCCGATCCATCGTCGCAATCGCTTCTGCTTTCATCTTAATCAAATCCGTCCACACGGCCTAG
- a CDS encoding DUF1488 domain-containing protein has product MSLSFPNASRSFIDSQNGVRFIGYDGMISVPFLIDKSALETAGPIANTEASFLSAFDRSRKLIYRVAFEIYAQSRQTSYKITARNMV; this is encoded by the coding sequence ATGAGTCTTTCATTTCCAAACGCCAGCAGAAGTTTCATCGATAGCCAAAACGGCGTACGCTTTATTGGCTATGATGGGATGATCTCTGTGCCCTTCTTGATAGACAAGAGCGCGCTCGAAACTGCTGGGCCAATAGCAAATACGGAAGCGTCATTTTTGTCTGCTTTCGATAGATCAAGAAAGTTAATCTATCGCGTTGCGTTCGAAATATACGCCCAGTCGCGACAGACATCTTATAAAATCACCGCGCGCAACATGGTTTAG